GTTAAAAAAGCTATTTGATAATCAGAAAAACCCATTTGTTTTAGTTCCCTCATTTCCTCTTCACTAATTTCTTTTAAAGATTTACCCTTTAAAGCTTCACTTTTATCAAAAATTTCTTTTAAATGATATAAAAACCAAGGATCAATGTAAGTTAAGTTATAAATTTCTTCAATAGTAAATCCTGCTTTAAAAGCTTCTTTTATATAAAATAACCTTTGACTATTGGGACGCACAAGTTTTTCTCTAATCAAATCCTTTGGTAAAATAATTCCTTGATCTGAAGGAGACTTGCCATCAGCTCCAAATCCAAATCTACCAATTTCTAATCCTCTAATAGCTTTCTGTAAAGCTTCTTTAAAAGTTCTACCTATAGCCATTGTTTCACCAACTGATCTCATAGAAGTAGTTATTTCATCTGGACACTCTGGAAATTTTTCAAAAGTAAATCTGGGAATTTTTACTACTACATAATCTATAGTTGGTTCAAAGGCTGCTTTAGTCTCTTTAGTAATATCATTTGGCAATTCATCTAAGGTATAACCTACAGCTAATTTAGCTGCTATTTTAGCAATAGGATAACCAGTAGCTTTACTTGCAAGAGCAGAAGAACGAGAAACTCTTGGATTCATTTCTATAACTACCATATCTCCATTTTTAGGATTAATTGCAAATTGAATATTTGATCCTCCTGTTTCAACACCAATCTCTCTAATTATAGCTTGTGCAGCGGTTCTCATTCTTTGATATTCTTTATCTGAAAGGGTTTGGGCAGGTGCAACTGTAATAGAATCTCCTGTATGAACTCCCATAGGATCAAAATTTTCAATAGAGCAAATAATTACTACATTATCCTTAAAATCTCTCATTACCTCAAGTTCAAATTCTTTCCATCCAATAACTGATTCTTCAAGCATTACTTGATGTATTAAAGACATTTCAAGACCCATCTCTACAATATCTCTTAATTCTTCAATATTATAAGCTACTCCTCCCCCTGTTCCACCAAGGGTAAAACTTGGCCTAATTATTACAGGAAATCCAATTTCTTTAACAACTTTTTCTGCTTGAGAAACTGAATGTACAATTGCACTTTTAGGTACCTTTAAACCTATATTTTCCATAGCTTTTTTGAAAAGCTCTCTACTTTCTGCTTTTTCAATAGCTTCGGCTTTAGCTCCTATAAGTTCCACTTTATATTTTTCAAGAACACCTTTTTTAGCTAAGGCAAATGCTATATTAAGCCCTGTCTGGCCACCTAAGGTTGGAAGCAAGGCATCGGGACGTTCTTCCTTTATTATATACTCTAAAGTCTCAGGAGTTAGAGGTTCTATATAAGTTCTATCTGCCATTTCTGGATCAGTCATTATAGTTGCAGGATTAGAATTAACTAAAACAATTTCATATCCTTCTTCTTTAAGAGCCTTACAAGCTTGACTACCAGAATAATCAAATTCACAAGCTTGTCCAATTATTATAGGACCAGAACCAATGATCAAAATTCTTTTTATATCCGTTCTTTTAGGCATATTTATTTTATAATTTCTCCTTTGAATAAAAATTTAAATTTAAATTAGAAATAGATTAAAGTTTTTCAAAAATTGGATAAATTTTAATTTTGGCTCTTTCTCTCAAAAGTTGATACCAAGTCTTAAACCATGTTTCTCTTTTTTCTCTTAAAAGATCTAAAAAGGCTTCTGAAAGCTCATTTTCTTTAATTTCTCCCTCAAAAGGTAGAATCTTTTGTATAAAAAATATCTTTAAATCATCCTTTTCCCAAAAAGTTTTTTCTATAAGCCCGCTCTTTCCCACATTACTTAGTTCTTGAGAAATTAAAGGAGAAAAGATTTCTTTTAATTGATATCTATTTATTCTAAATTCTTTAGTATTAAAATCTTTAAGAATTGGATCATTTGGAGTTATTTTATCTTTGCTTTTTAAGTCTGAAATTAGAAGTTGGGCTTTATTTTCGCATAATTCTTTACCTTTATCATTTAAAAAATCCTTTTTAACTTTTTCTTTTGCTTCCTCAAAAGACAGGATTCTTTCAGGTTTTTTATCCTTTATTTCAATTAATAATATCCCTTGTGGTGTATCTACAGGAGCAAAAAATTCTCCTTTAGGAGAATTAAATACCTTCTGGGCTAATTTAAAATTATTAAATTTCTCACCCAATTCTTTTTGGGTAATCCAATCAGTTTCTTTTAAGCTAACGTTATTTTCTTTAGCCCAAAGAGTTAAGCTATTTGCTTTAACTATTTCAGAATAAATTTTGTTTGCTTTTTCCTTAGCTTCATTCATTATCTTTTCTTTTTCTAAGAACTTACGAATTTCTGACTCTACTTCAGAAAGTTTTAAAATCTTTTGAGGTTGTATTTCTTCAATTCCTAAAATTAAATATCCAGAAGGAGTTTTAATAGGTCCAATAATATCTTTAGGATGGGAAGCTTTAACAATTTCCTTAATAGTATCTGGGAGAGCAGATTCTTCAAACCATTCACTTTTAATTTCTCCAAATTTTGAAAAGTCAGAAAGTGATTTTAATTCAGATCTAATAGTTTTGGCTTTTTCAAAAGCATTAGGTTGATCAGCAGAAATAAAAATTCTTTTTAATTTAACTCTTAAAGGAGCTCTGAATTTTTCTATATTTTCTTCATAATATTTTCTAATTTCATCTTCTGTAACCTTTGCCTTAGCTTCATAAGGTATTAGAAGATAAGTTAGTTTAACCTTTTCATTTTCCTTATAAAGACCTCTATGAGCAAGATAATAATTTTCAAGATCTTTTTCAGTAAAAGCTACTTTTTGGATACATGTTTTTATAGGGAGGTCAATTTCTAAAATTTCTAAGGTTTGCTTATTATATTTCAGATATTCTTTTATTTCACTTTCTGAAACCATAATAGGTGCAGTAAGAAGAAATTTTAGCCTCTGATAAATCAAATCAGATTTAATTAATTTTTCAAAAAACTCAGGAGAGATTCCAAGTTCTCTTAAAATATATTGGTATTTTGTAGGACTAAACTTTCCATTTTCTTGAAAAGAAGGTATTTGAGAAATAGCATAGGTAACTTCTACAGGTGTTATTCTTATTTTCAATTTTTCAGCTTGATCTTCAAGAAGTTTTAATTTTATAAGCTCTTCCAGAACCTGTTCCTTTAATTTTAAATTAGCTAAATCTTTGCTTGAAATTTCTCCAAAGGTTTGCTTTAATCTTGAAATTTGGAAATTATAATATTCTTGAAATTCTTTTAAAGTAATAGGAATTCCATTAACCTTAGCTACTAAATTTTTCCTTTCTGAGGTAAAGCTACCTATTCCCCAAAATATAAAAACAATAACAATGATTATAAAAAAAAGCTTGACATATAAAGAGGTGGCACCCTTTCTTAAGAATCTTAGCATAAAAATTTGCCTTTAAAATTTTTCTAAGTATAACAAAAAGAATTAAATTGTCAAAAGATTTGTTAAAATAAAATTTTTAATTATAATAATTTGCAATGGCCTTAATAACTTTACAAAATGTAAGCAAAATTTATCCTCCCTTTTTTAAAGCTCTTATAAACATTAGTTTAGAAATCTATAAGGGAGATTTTATAGTTCTTACAGGTCCTACAGGAGCAGGTAAAACAACTTTACTCAAACTTATTTATAGAGAAGAAAGACCCACCTCAGGTGAAATATTTTATGAAAATATCCCCTATTCCAAACTTAAATCAAAAGAACTAAGTCTTCTTAGACAAAATTTAGGAATTATTTTCCAAGATTATAAACTTTTTCCAGAATTAACAGTTTATGAAAATATTAAGATTTCTTTGGTTCTCTCTAAAAAAATTATTAAAGATACAAAATTTCTTATTTATGAATATTTGGAAAGATTCAATCTTTCTCAAAAAGCTCAAAAAAAAGTAAAAGAGCTTTCCGGAGGAGAGCAACAAAAAGTAAGCATTATTAGAGCTATTATAAGAGACCCAGAGGTTCTAATTGCTGATGAACCAACTGGAAATTTAGATCCAATAAGTATAAATGAAATACTGGAAATTTTCAAGGATTTTAATAAAGAAGGAAAAACTATTATTCTTGCTACTCATGATCCTGTTATTTTAAATCAAAATTTAGGAAAAATTGTTAGACTTAATAGAGGTGAATTAGTAGAAAATGTTTAGGTATTTAAGTAAAATTGAGTTAAAACAAAGTATTTTTTACTATTTTTTCCTTTTTATTTTTTTCTTTTTTTGGAATTTTTTCTCTTTATTTATTGTTTTCTTTTATTTAAATATTCAAAATCTTTTGCAAACCTATGAAGACAAATTACCCATAAATTTACTTATTTTTTCTGAAACTAATCCATTGAATATTTTAAATTTATCTTCAGAGATAAAAAAATTTCCTTACGTAAAAAATATAGTAGTAATTCCTCCAGAGGAATTATTAGAAAAATCAAAAAAAGATCTCCCTCCTGAAATATTAAAAATTTTTTCTAAAGAGGAGTTGAAATCTCAATTCCCATATATTCTTAAAATTTATCCCTCCTCTATAAAAGATTATCCCGCATTAAAAACTCAACTTAACCTTTTAACCAAAACAAATCCCAATATAGAAATTTCAGAACTTGGATTTTTCAAATTAATATATTTTGCTTATTTTTTTAAACTGGGTTTTTTAGTTCTTGCTATTACATGGGCTTTATTTTATTTAATTTTTCTTTATTTTTTAAATACTTTGATAAACTCCTATTTAAAGAGTCAAACCCAGATATTTCTTCTTTTAGGAGGAACTCTTAAAAAATTTAAATTATTAAGATTCATTTTTGTTGGGTCAATTTTAACTATGGCCTTTGTATATTCAGCCTTTATATATTTTTACATTTCAGATAGCATATCTTCTATAATTCCATTTTTTAAAATTTATCCCAATTTTTCCCAAAAATATCATCTTTTATATTTCGGGATTTATATATTTTTAACTGTATTTTTCTTTCCCTGGTTAACTATAATATTAAGTTATAAAAAGTATGAAATTTAAACTATATTTTTTAATATTTATAATTTTTATTTTTTTTTATATGAGTATTTTACAAGCTTTTAAAAAAGATACAAGTCAAAAGATTGAATATAAAAAAAACCAATTAGTTGAAC
The window above is part of the Thermodesulfobacterium geofontis OPF15 genome. Proteins encoded here:
- a CDS encoding SurA N-terminal domain-containing protein, producing the protein MLRFLRKGATSLYVKLFFIIIVIVFIFWGIGSFTSERKNLVAKVNGIPITLKEFQEYYNFQISRLKQTFGEISSKDLANLKLKEQVLEELIKLKLLEDQAEKLKIRITPVEVTYAISQIPSFQENGKFSPTKYQYILRELGISPEFFEKLIKSDLIYQRLKFLLTAPIMVSESEIKEYLKYNKQTLEILEIDLPIKTCIQKVAFTEKDLENYYLAHRGLYKENEKVKLTYLLIPYEAKAKVTEDEIRKYYEENIEKFRAPLRVKLKRIFISADQPNAFEKAKTIRSELKSLSDFSKFGEIKSEWFEESALPDTIKEIVKASHPKDIIGPIKTPSGYLILGIEEIQPQKILKLSEVESEIRKFLEKEKIMNEAKEKANKIYSEIVKANSLTLWAKENNVSLKETDWITQKELGEKFNNFKLAQKVFNSPKGEFFAPVDTPQGILLIEIKDKKPERILSFEEAKEKVKKDFLNDKGKELCENKAQLLISDLKSKDKITPNDPILKDFNTKEFRINRYQLKEIFSPLISQELSNVGKSGLIEKTFWEKDDLKIFFIQKILPFEGEIKENELSEAFLDLLREKRETWFKTWYQLLRERAKIKIYPIFEKL
- a CDS encoding cell division ATP-binding protein FtsE, which gives rise to MALITLQNVSKIYPPFFKALINISLEIYKGDFIVLTGPTGAGKTTLLKLIYREERPTSGEIFYENIPYSKLKSKELSLLRQNLGIIFQDYKLFPELTVYENIKISLVLSKKIIKDTKFLIYEYLERFNLSQKAQKKVKELSGGEQQKVSIIRAIIRDPEVLIADEPTGNLDPISINEILEIFKDFNKEGKTIILATHDPVILNQNLGKIVRLNRGELVENV